Genomic DNA from Candidatus Neptunochlamydia vexilliferae:
TCGACCACCACACCATCGAAAGACACCTCCAAACCCAAAAAAGAAAAATCCACACCCACGCCGCCACCCAAACCCAACACTTCTACCAACAAGCCTTCTACGAAAACTTCACCCAAGCGGAAACTCACCTCACCCACCTAAAAAAACTCCTTGAATCTTTCCCGAAACTCACTCCCCATATCAAACCCCAAGAGCTCACAGCAACCCTCGAACACACCAAACAACAAAAAGCCCAAAAAGAAGCCCGCGAACGGGCCTACCAAAAACAAATCCAAGCCGTCAACCAAAAACTCGAAGACTCCATCAAACAGATCGACGCCCAAAAAGCCAGAATGGAAAAGGAGCTTGCCCAAAGAGACAAGAAGTACGAAGAACTCATCGCCTTCCAAAAACAAACCCATGCCGAAAGCCTTCAGACCCTCGAAAACACCTTCCAAAAACTCATCTTAGAAAGAGACTCCCGCCTCGAAAAAAAACAACAACAGTACGAAGCCGCCCGCCAGCTCAATGACCAAAAAAGGGTCCAAGAGCTCCAACAAGAAAAACAAAAAATCGAAGCCACCTACAAAAAACAGCTGGAGCAGACTGAACAAGAAAAACAAAAAGCCCTCTTCGAAAACCAAAAACTCATTGAAACCCAGAAAAAAAACCATGCAGCCCAACAAAAAAAGCTCCAAAACCAAATTAAACAACTCGAAGCCCAAAAAATCCAAAAACAATCTCTCAAAAAACAGATCCTCCCCTCCATCGCCTACGGCAAAGCCACCTGGGAAAAACACTTCGGCCCCGGCTCCATCACCGAAAAAGAGCCCCCTCTCCCCTCCAATATCGAAGAAATCCTAAATGCTCCCACCCCCTTCAAAGTCGAAGGGTTTAGCGGTAAGGTGCGCGACACCCACCTCCTCGTCTGGATCCCCAGCAAGGTCAACAACACGGTGCTCACCCTCGATAATCTTCCGAAGGTCTTCGGGAAGTATGGTTATTGTGATGCTAATTATGTAAAAAAAGAGCATGGAAGCCGAGGAACCTCTTCCCACTGGATCCTCATGAGCAAAAACATCCTAGAGGGGACCCGCGGTAAAACCTACGACGTTCAAAAACAAATCGTTAGAAAATATGCCTCCAAAGGATACACCCTTTCAAACGCCCTAGATGTTGCAGTCGCTGTCCTTCTCCACCAAAAGGAGAAGAAGGAGTATCTGTTGCCAGGAAAGCCTACATGGACCTATACACGGTGTCAGGAGAAGGTGAACGATAATAAGTGGCCGGTGGCAATAGGCGGCTTCGCCGCTGGGGGCCTCACCATCAGCAGCCACTGGGACGACCAGTACCTCTGGGACGTCCAGAAAGACGGTGTTGTTGGGCTGCGGAAGTTCTAGAGCATTGGCTATTGGATCATTGATTTTTGGGGTTGGACCATTGATCATTAATCCATTGAGGCCCCATAGGGGCCCTTGGGGAAAAAGTGGCGGCGTTAGGCGCCGATTTTTTCAAGCCAGTAACCGCTATGAGGGGGGTGGAGTAGGCAAAGCCCATTCCCTCATTGCGAAAAACTCCTTTTTTGTGTATATTTTAACTTCAAACCAACAAAGGAGTTAACATGTCTACCACCCCTAAAGAACTGATCTTCGAAGAAGAAGCCCGCGAAAAACTCAAAGAAGGCGTCGATAAACTCGCCGACACCGTCGGAGTCACCCTCGGCCCTAAAGGAAAAAATGTCGGGCTCGAGTCAAGCTGGGGTGCCCCCACCATCACAAGCGACGGCAACAGCATCGTTAAAGATATCGAACTCAAAGACCCCTACGCAAACATGGGTGTCTCCATGGGAAAAGAGGTTGCCCGCAAAATTAAAGAGCAGTCCGGCGATGGAACCACAACCGGAATCATCCTCTTACGCGCCCTTGTCAAACAAGGAATCAAAAATATCGCGTCAGGAATGAGCCCCATCACCCTAAAACGGGGAATCGAAAAAGGGGTCGAAACCGTCCTAAAAGAACTCGACGCTCTTAGCATCGCTGTTGAAAACCCAGAAGCCATCCAAAATATCGCTACCGTCTCCGCTTCTGGCAATGCAGAGGTCGGATCCACCATCTTCGAAGCAATCGACAAGGTCGGAAAGTCGGGAGTCATCTCGATCGAAGAGGGAAAGGGAACCACCACCACGATCGAAATGGTCGAAGGGATGCGCTTCGACCGGGGCTACACCAGCCCCTACTTCTGTACAGACACGGAAAAGATGGTTGCCCAGGTCGAAGGAGGACACATCCTCATCACCGATAAAAAAATCTCCTCGATCCAAGAAATTCTCCCCCTCCTCCAAGCAGTCTCTGCAGGAGGAAAACAGCTCCTAATCATCGCTGAGGATATCGAAGGGGATGCCCTCTCCACCCTTGTAGTCAATAAACTCCGCGGCGCTCTTAAGATTGCCGCTGTCAAAGCTCCCGGCTTTGGTGACAAGCGAAAAGCCATGCTCGAAGATATCGCAGCTCTTACTGGAGCGACCGTCATCTCCGAAGAAAAAGGGATGCAACTCAAAACAGCAACGGTTGACCTTCTAGGAAGCGCTGAAAAAATCGAAATCTCTAAAGACCACACCACCATCGTAGGTGGCAAGGGAAAGAAAGAGATGATCGATGCCCGGATCAAGCAGATCGAATCCGAGCACGCTGCTGCCACAAACGACTACGATAAAGAAAAGCTCGACGAGCGGCGCGCAAAACTCCAAGGAGGCGTTGCCGTCATCCGTGTGGGCGCTCCTACAGAACCTGAGATGAAACAGAAAAAGCAAGTTTTCGAAGATAGCTTAAATTCGACCCGCGCTGCACAAGAAAGTGGCTTTGTCCCTGGAGGAGGCGCAGCCCTTCTCCGCGCCAGCCAAAAGCTGAAGGAAAGTGAAGATCTTGGCGAGCAAATCGTCTATGCCGCCTGCTCCGCCCCCTTCAAGCAAATCGTCGACAACTGCGGCAAAGATAGCTCGATCTACCTAGAAGAAGTTCTAAAAGGTGGTTCAACCATTGGCTTTAATGCTCGCACTGAAACGGTCGAAGATCTGATCAAATCGCAGGTCATCGATCCGACAAAGGTAGTGAAAAACTCCCTTAAATTTGCAGCATCAGCAGCGGGGATTATCTTGATCTCTGAAGCGCTGATCACCGATGCAAAAGATGACGATCAGGAATGAAGCAAGCAGCAGTTCTTTGCGGATCAGGAATAGGGGATGGGCTGCTCATGATGGTTGCAGCCCACCACCTTAGAAAAGGGGGCTACGCTCCCACCATTTTCCATGACCACCATAAAGAGCTCTCTCTTCTCTTTGAAGGGTATCCCTTTGCCCCCTACCCCGATAACCTCGAAGAAACGTTAAGAAATTTTGATCGGGTCATCGTCGAAAATGACAACTCAAAAAGAGCGTGGGACCTCTTTGCCTTACGGGATGCAAAAAAACTGACAAACCTCACCTTCTTTTTCCCCACCCCTTGTCGAAAAATGGTCGAAGGAGATGTTCTTTTCGACCCCAAAAAACCCATCGCCTCCAACTTAGCAATGGCTTGCCACAAAACACTGGGCACCGACCTCTCAAAAGAAAATAATCTCTCCGTTCCAGAGGAAAAAACCTTTCAAAAGTACCCTAAACGGGTTGTCATCCACCCCACAAGTAATGACCCCAAAAGGAACTGGAAAAAAGAGCAGTTTTTAACCCTCGCTAAACAGCTAGAAAACGAGGGATACACCGTCTCTTTTTGTGTGGCCCCCGATGAAAAAAGTGGCTGGGACGGGGTTCTTCTCCCTTCCTTTAAAAACTTAAAAGAGGTTGCCGCTTACCTTTATGAGTCGGGGTTTCTGGTTGGAAACGACTCTGGAATTGGCCACCTTGCCTCAAGCTTAGGCATTCCAACACTTACCATCTCAGGAAACCCGAAACGGGTCCGCCTGTGGCGCCCCGATTGGGCCCTAGGAAAAGTGGCCACCCTCCCCTTTCCCCTTCCCAACTTTAAGGGGATTAATATGAGAGTGAGGGAAAACCATTGGCAACGCTTTGTCTCTGTTGGAAAAGTCTTTAAAACCTTTCAGGAACTCGCTGATGAAAGCCGCCGTCATTTGTTCTAAAGGGATGGGTGATGGGCTGATGATGCTCGTCGCCTCCCACCGCCTTAAGCTTCAAGGGTATCACGTCACCACCTTTCAAGACTCCTTGGGGCAACTTGCCGAGTGGTTTCCTGGCCACCACTTTGCCAAGCGCTCCGAAATCGAAAGTTTGGATGATTTTGACTTGATCCTCCTGCAAAATGACAACACCCCCTTCTCCTTTAACCTGGTCGACAAGTACCGCGATAAAATGTCGATCTTTTACGCAAGCTATGAAGAGGGAAAGCACCGCCCTTTAACACCACGCGACTTCCTCTTTAATCGGGCCCGTCCGATGGTTTATAATATCGCCGAGGGAGTGGCTAATCTCCTTGGGCAGATCAATCCCATTCAAGAGAATGGACTGATGATTCCTGAGGGACTCACCTATCAAAAATATGGGAAGAGGATCGTCATCCACCCCACCAGCACCACCCCCAAGAGGACCTGGCATAGGGGCAAATTTTTAAAGCTTGCAGCTCAACTTAAAAAGAAAGGCTATGAAGTCGTTTTTGCGGTCAGCCCAGAGGAGCGAGAAGAGTGGGTGAGCAGCGGATTTCCTGTTCCCAAGTTTCCAACTTTAGCCGATCTTGCTGCGTACCTTTATGAGTCCCGCCTCCTCATTGGGAATGAGTCGGGAACCGGCCACCTTGCCTCCAACCTGGGGATTCCCACCCTCATCGTCGCCAGCTGCCCCAAACAAATGGCTCTGTGGCGGCCCGGCTTTCGTCTGGGAAAGGTGCTCACCCCCCCTCCCTACATCCCTAACTTTAAGCTGGCCCGGCTGCGGGAAAAAAAGTGGCAGACTTTTATCACCCCCCATCGTATGTTTAAGACGTGTCGCGAATTATTAGAGTTTTAACCCTTCTCCTCCCCCTCTCTCTTTTTGGAGGTCTTTTAAGTAAAGGAGACTTTCAAGTTTGGAATACCGATGCCGTTAACATTCGGGTCAGTAGGAAAATGACCCTGACAGGAGAGACCCAATTTCGGTATGGCGATGGAGGGAAAAACATCTTCTACAAACACTACCAGGGAGGGCTTCTCTTCTTTCGCTCTCCCCACATCAATTTTCAAACCGCCTACCGACAAGTTTATCGCCGGATCGATAACAAGTGGGAAAAAGAGTACAACCCCTTCATCGATCTGACCTTTCAAGCAAGCTCCCGTCGCGGATGGTTTATCTCTGACCGTAACCGGGTTGTCTACCGCGTTCGAGGAGGAAAACTCTTTGATAAGCAAAACCTCTGGCTTTACCGTAACCGTCTCTTTATCCTCCCCGGGTTAAGACTAGGGAAAGCTTCGATGGCTCCCTTTTTCGCTTATGAATTTTTTTGGCAAGAAAGCCGCGGAATCGATCAAAACCGTTTGCAGTGGGGGCTCAGCATCCCCTACCGAAAAAAAACAATGCTTAACCTCAGCTACATGCTCCGCTACCTTAAAAACCGTAAGAAAAAGTGGATCAATCAAAATGTCCTGTGGATCGACTTTTCTCTTCACTTTTAAGTTCCTTAAAACCCCGGAGTGCTACTACTGTCAATTGCTTGAATTTTTCTTTTCCTCCAGGTTCAGAGGGGTAAAATGACCCCTACTCTATTGGAGTATGTGGTCATTTTACCCCCATAAATCTGATGAAAAATCGAAAATCCCCTCATTTGACATTAGTAGTACTCCGGGGTAAAATGTAATTTAAATTTTACAAGGAGCTTTTTATGAAAAATTCCCCTCACCGTATGAAGCATCAGCAAAAAAAGGCGATCCGTGCTGCCCAAAAAGAGGAATACGAGACCAAAGAAAAAAAGATGCTCGAAAAGGATCAGAAAAAAGCCCTCACCTCCCCGAAAACCAATAAGATTGCAAAGGGAAAAGCCTCCTCAAAGAAAAAATCCCACATGACCTCTCCCAAAGATATCACCTGGGAAACCGAGCCCGAAAGCATCCATAAGGAAGGAAAACATTGGATCCAAACGATTCAAAAACAAACTTTAGATACCGCTTCTCGCCTTCGGAAAAAGCTTCAAAAACTCAACTTTCTAAAAAGGAAATAGTATGATGAAACCCTTCTCTATTATCTTTAGCCTCCTCCTTCTAATGGGAAACATCTATGGAACAAATGGCTATTTTTCCATTGGCCATGGAATAAAATCCAAAGGACGTGCAGGAACATCGACTGCCTATGCGGATGAGGCTTTTGGAGGAGCCAATAACCCCGCTAGCATGGTTTATGTAGGAACCCGAAACGATATCGACCTCACCCTTTTTTCTCCACATAGAAAGGCAAGCCGTCGTGGAGAAACCGCCGCTGGAGGAATCTACAACTTCAGCTCCTTTTCAAAGCGAGACTACTTTCTCATTCCAGAAATGGGATTCAATTATAACCTCACCGACTGGATTTCGTTAGGGGTCACCGCTTATGCCAACGGCGGAATGAATACCAGCTACGTGAATCATAACAAAGTTCCTGGCTCCAACGCTAATCCTGCATCCTGTGGGACAAAGGGGGCTAACCTTCTCCTTGGATGTGGAGAGCTTGGCATCGACTTCATGCAGATGGTCATTGCACCCACTATTGCGATTCGGGTTGGGAAGTTTGCCATCGGAGCAAGCCCTCTGCTAACCTATCAACGCTTTGAAGCTAAAGGATTGCAAGCTTTCGCCCCCTTATCGAAGTACCCACAAAACCTCACAAATCAAGGACATGACAACTCTTTTGGGATTGGAGGACGCTTTGGGATGATGGCTAAACCCTTCCAATGGCTCACGCTAGGAGCTGTCTATACAACAGAAACCCTTACCTCCCCTTTTGGTAAATACAAAGGCCTTTTTGCTGAAGGAGGAAGGCTCAACGTTCCCTCAAACTTTTCAGTCGGATTCAAGCTTGATCCTCTTCCCCACATCTCTTTAGGGTTCGATTTTCGGAGAATCTTTTACCATTCTATTCCTGCAATAGGAAACTTGCAGTCGACCAGCCTAGCTAACCCCCTAAAGCCTATAGGAAGCTCCGGTGGAACAGGGTTCCACTGGAGAAACCAAAACGTTTACAAAATTGCGGTAGAGTATACTCCAATCAATTCGCTCACACTCAGACTAGGTTGGAATTATGGTCGTAGTCCGATTAGAAGTGGCATTGAAGATGTCACACTCAATATCCTAGCTCCAGCTATAACAGAAAATCACCTTGCCTTTGGAGCCGACTACAACTTTTTTGATGGAAGAGCAGAACTAAAATTCTTCTACCTTCATGGATTTAGTAACACCGTTACCGGCCCTTCTGTGCTAGCAACTATTGGTATTCCTGGCACTGAAACGATAACACTCTTTACGAACTCTTTTGGGCTAGGATTTGGATGGAATTGGTAAAATTTTTTATCCTAACCTTCCTCCCTTGTCTTCTCTTTGGAGCCATTAACAGCCCAGGAGATTTCCAGGTATGGAACTCTGACAAAATCTCCATTGAGGTAGCTAATAACATCTACCTCTCTGGAGAGGCGGAGTTTCGATTTGGCAACGATGCAAAATCTCTCTACTATAAGCACTTTCAAACCGGATTTACCTTCATCCGCTCCAAACATGTTGTCGTTCAAACCATCTACCGACAAACCTACCTAAGGATCAACAAAAAATGGAGGGTTCAATACAACCCCTATGTCGATCTTATCCTCAAGACCAAGCTCCCCAAAGGATGGATTATCTCAGATCGGAACCGGATCTTTGCCCGCTTTTTAGGAAAAACCTTTCCAAAGCACCTCCTTTGGATCTATCGAAACCGGGTCGAGGTGATTCCTCCTTTAAGGTTTGGCCCTAATGACGCCTCCTTTTATATTGCTAATGAAATCTTTTGGCAACAGACCCGTAGTCTCGACCAAAATAGGGCCGAGGCAGGCTTTCACATCCCCTTTCGGGAAAAGATCAACTTCCACCTCAGCTATATGCTCCGCTCCCTCAAGAGGCTCGATAACCACTGGGTCCACCACAACGTTGTCCGGATCCGCTTCAATTTAAAGTTTTAGGTTTACAGGTTTTTCTTTTTCTTCTGTTTATGGTAGACTTGGACCCATGACACGGATCGCCCATATCTCAGACCTTCACTTTTCGCGATTTTCCCTCGCCCCCACTCAGTTTCTCTCGAAACGGTGGCTGGGAAACCTCAACCTATTGATGAATCGGTCAAAAGATTATTTAAACGAGCGCCCCTGGTCTCTCATCCCCACCTTCAAAAAGGAGGGAATCACCCATGTGATCATCTCAGGCGATCTGACCACCACCTCAAGCGATGCGGAATATACCCTCGCCAAAAACTTCGTCGATGCGCTGAAAAAAGAGGGAATGACCGTTTTCCTCATTCCTGGCAACCATGACCACTATACCAAAAAGGCCGATCGGACAAAGCGGTTCTACAACTACTTCCCCATGCCAGAAAGCCAAGAAGGCTTTTCCCTTGAAAAGCATGGAGTCACCGCCCTTCCCCTTACTGAAGGATGGAACCTTGTTTTACTCGATACCAGCTACGCCTCTGCGCTTACCTCTTCAAACGGCTTTTTCTCCCCCGCCCTCGAAAAAAATCTTCAAGCCCTCCTTCAAAAGCTCAACCCCGAAGAGCAGGTGATTCTTGTGAACCACTTTCCCTTTTTCCAACATGAACGCCCAAAACGGCGGCTGATTCGAGGAGAAAAGTTGCGGGAGATGATCGCCTCCCATCCCAATATCACCCTGTACCTCCATGGACACACCCACCGGCGGACCATTGCCGACCTCCGTCCCAACGGTCTTCCCCTTATCTTTGACAGCGGCTCAACCGGTCACAAAAAAGGGTCATGGAACCAGCTCGACCTGGAACAAACAAGTCTTAAACTCACCTCCCACCGGTGGAAAGAAGGGTGGAGCATCATCGATACCCAGTCATTCACCTTCAAAACAAAACCGTGGTACCACCCAGGACTCCGCTTCAAATGTACCGGCTGCGGGAAGTGTTGCACCGGAAGTGGTTTTGTCTGGCTCCAAGAAGAAGATATAGAAACCTTAAGTGCCCATCTCGACCTTCCTCGAGAAGCCTTTCTGAAAAAGTATACCCGGCAAGTAGGAAGAGACCTGGCCCTTATCGATGATCCCGGATCGGATGATTGCATCTTCCTTAAGGATAAAAAGTTTTGCGCCGCTTATGAGGCCCGCCCCAAGCAGTGCCGCACCTTCCCCTGGTGGAAAGGTAATCTAGAAAGTCCTGCTCAATGGGAAGAAGCCAAAAAATATTGCGAAGGGATCGACCACGAAGAGGCCCCTTTAATTTCTGTTGCAGAAATTAAAAAGCACCTTGATTAATCTCCTCTGATTTTGTTAAAAGAAAGGGATGCATGTCCCCGAAGAAGTTAAAGCACTCGCTGCTCAGTGGCTCAAGGCCCCTTACGATGAGGAGACCCAGAAGGAAGTTCAGGCCCTCCTAGAGGGAGATCCTGCCGCCCTGATCGACGCCTTCTACACCACAGTCGCCTTCGGGACTGGAGGGATGCGGGCGGTGATGGGCGCAGGGACCAACCGGCTCAACAAGTATACGATCCGTAATGCGACCCAAGGGCTTGCTAACTATATCCTCAGCCAAAAGGTCGCTCATCCAAAAGTCTTTATTAGCTATGACTCCCGAATCAACTCCCGCCTCTTTGCAGAGGAAACAGCGCGGGTCCTTGCTGGCAATGGAATCGAAGTGTTTATCACTAAAGAGCTCCGCCCCACCCCTTTCGTTTCCTTTGGATGTCGGTATCATGGCTGCACCGCAGCGGTGATGATCACCGCCTCCCACAATCCTCCCGAATATAATGGCTACAAAGTCTACTGGAGCGATGGAGCGCAGGTCGTTCCCCCTCATGATAAAGGGATCATGGCCGAGGTCGACAAGATCAAACACCCCGATCAAATTAAGCTCGTCCCCTTTGGCCATTCGCTGATCCACCAAGAGGGAAAAGACGATGACGAAGCTTACTACGCCGCCCTGATGCCCCTTCAAAACCACCCGGAAACCAACCAAAAAGAGGGAAACACCCTTAAAATTATCTACTCCCCCCTTCATGGATGTGGCATTACAACGGCGCCCGAAGGGCTGAAACGTTGGGGCTTTACAAACATCTCCCATGTCGAAGCGCAAAAAGTGCCCGACAGCACCTTCCCAACCGCCCACTCCCCTAATCCCGAGCAAGAAGAAGCCCTTCATTTGGGGATCGACCAGCTTGTAAAGGAAGAGGGAGATCTTTTTATCGCCACGGATCCCGATGCTGACCGGATGGGGGTGGTTGCTTTACATGAAGGGAAACCGGTCATCCTCAGCGGCAACCAAATCGCCTCCCTTTGCCTCCACTACCTCTGCACTACCAAGTCGCTCCCTAAAAATAGCGCCTCTCTTACAACCATCGTCACCACCGAGCTATTTAAGTCGATCGCCGAGTCCTTCAACGTCACTCACTTTGAAGTGCTCACCGGCTTTAAATATATCGGAGAGAAAATCCACGAGTGGGAACAAAGCGGAGCCCACGCCTTCCTCTTCGGCGCTGAAGAATCGCTCGGCTTTCTCTATGGAACCCACTCCCGCGATAAAGATGCCACGATTGCCGCCTGCCTTGTCTCTGAAATGGCCCTCCAACTCAAAAAACAGGGGAAAACCCTCGTCGATCAGCTCAATGAACTCTATAAAACCTATGGCCCCTTCCTAGAAAAGCAGCTTTCTGTCCCCTTTGGGGGAGGGCAAAAAGGGATGGAAACGATGAAAAAACTGATGGAGGCTCTCCGCCAAAATCCACCAAAGGAAATTAGTGGCGACAAAGTGATCGAAGTGGAAGATTATCTCACTGGAAAGACAAAGATTCCTTTGCCCAAATCGAACGTCCTCGTTTTCCGAACCGAAGACCAAAGTAAGTTTATCATCCGCCCCTCGGGAACCGAGCCCAAGATCAAGATCTACGGCCTGGCCCGCCATAGCAATGTAAAGCGGCTTGACATCTCATTAAATTTCCTGAAAGAGAATCATCTGAAGGGATAGGCCTGGCTCATGACCAAGCCAAGGTAATGGAGCAAAGCAGGAATGATCAAAAGAAAAAAGAGTATTTTATAACCTTGAGACTTAATATCATCTTGCTTGGTTACACGGTTAGTTAGACTGTGACTACTTTTTTCTTGGCAACCAATAGAGACCGAAATATTATTTGTTATTGAAATGCGCTTTACTAGACCACTACCCTGATTATTCCACGGATCTTTAAAAAAATCTGAATCTTTTTCTTTAACGTACACAATAAAAAGAATTTAATCAAAAGAACTAATCTTTAAGTCGCTTGCAATCAAGCGCTTGGCTTATTTGGATATTTGATCCGGAGGTGACGAGCAACCGATAAGCTCTTGATTATAGTGCGCTTAACGGTTCCAAACTCCTCAAAAGTGAGCTGACAGTCGTCAAATTGGCCATCTTCGAGCTTTTCGGCAATCAGGCGATTGACGAGCTCGGTGATCGCCTCTTCATCGGCATTCTCGAGGGAGCGGGAGGCAGCCTCAATGGTATCGGCCATCATGATAATCGCAGACTCTTTGGAACGGGGTTTGGGTCCTGGGTAGCGGAAGAGCTTTTCATCGACGCTATCGGAGTCTCCCCCCATCTGCTCCACCTGCTTACAGTAGAAGTAATAGACGAGGGTATTCCCATGG
This window encodes:
- a CDS encoding glycosyltransferase family 9 protein, which produces MKQAAVLCGSGIGDGLLMMVAAHHLRKGGYAPTIFHDHHKELSLLFEGYPFAPYPDNLEETLRNFDRVIVENDNSKRAWDLFALRDAKKLTNLTFFFPTPCRKMVEGDVLFDPKKPIASNLAMACHKTLGTDLSKENNLSVPEEKTFQKYPKRVVIHPTSNDPKRNWKKEQFLTLAKQLENEGYTVSFCVAPDEKSGWDGVLLPSFKNLKEVAAYLYESGFLVGNDSGIGHLASSLGIPTLTISGNPKRVRLWRPDWALGKVATLPFPLPNFKGINMRVRENHWQRFVSVGKVFKTFQELADESRRHLF
- a CDS encoding DUF2490 domain-containing protein, which produces MSRIIRVLTLLLPLSLFGGLLSKGDFQVWNTDAVNIRVSRKMTLTGETQFRYGDGGKNIFYKHYQGGLLFFRSPHINFQTAYRQVYRRIDNKWEKEYNPFIDLTFQASSRRGWFISDRNRVVYRVRGGKLFDKQNLWLYRNRLFILPGLRLGKASMAPFFAYEFFWQESRGIDQNRLQWGLSIPYRKKTMLNLSYMLRYLKNRKKKWINQNVLWIDFSLHF
- the groL gene encoding chaperonin GroEL (60 kDa chaperone family; promotes refolding of misfolded polypeptides especially under stressful conditions; forms two stacked rings of heptamers to form a barrel-shaped 14mer; ends can be capped by GroES; misfolded proteins enter the barrel where they are refolded when GroES binds), with product MSTTPKELIFEEEAREKLKEGVDKLADTVGVTLGPKGKNVGLESSWGAPTITSDGNSIVKDIELKDPYANMGVSMGKEVARKIKEQSGDGTTTGIILLRALVKQGIKNIASGMSPITLKRGIEKGVETVLKELDALSIAVENPEAIQNIATVSASGNAEVGSTIFEAIDKVGKSGVISIEEGKGTTTTIEMVEGMRFDRGYTSPYFCTDTEKMVAQVEGGHILITDKKISSIQEILPLLQAVSAGGKQLLIIAEDIEGDALSTLVVNKLRGALKIAAVKAPGFGDKRKAMLEDIAALTGATVISEEKGMQLKTATVDLLGSAEKIEISKDHTTIVGGKGKKEMIDARIKQIESEHAAATNDYDKEKLDERRAKLQGGVAVIRVGAPTEPEMKQKKQVFEDSLNSTRAAQESGFVPGGGAALLRASQKLKESEDLGEQIVYAACSAPFKQIVDNCGKDSSIYLEEVLKGGSTIGFNARTETVEDLIKSQVIDPTKVVKNSLKFAASAAGIILISEALITDAKDDDQE
- a CDS encoding glycosyltransferase family 9 protein translates to MKAAVICSKGMGDGLMMLVASHRLKLQGYHVTTFQDSLGQLAEWFPGHHFAKRSEIESLDDFDLILLQNDNTPFSFNLVDKYRDKMSIFYASYEEGKHRPLTPRDFLFNRARPMVYNIAEGVANLLGQINPIQENGLMIPEGLTYQKYGKRIVIHPTSTTPKRTWHRGKFLKLAAQLKKKGYEVVFAVSPEEREEWVSSGFPVPKFPTLADLAAYLYESRLLIGNESGTGHLASNLGIPTLIVASCPKQMALWRPGFRLGKVLTPPPYIPNFKLARLREKKWQTFITPHRMFKTCRELLEF
- a CDS encoding metallophosphoesterase, with protein sequence MTRIAHISDLHFSRFSLAPTQFLSKRWLGNLNLLMNRSKDYLNERPWSLIPTFKKEGITHVIISGDLTTTSSDAEYTLAKNFVDALKKEGMTVFLIPGNHDHYTKKADRTKRFYNYFPMPESQEGFSLEKHGVTALPLTEGWNLVLLDTSYASALTSSNGFFSPALEKNLQALLQKLNPEEQVILVNHFPFFQHERPKRRLIRGEKLREMIASHPNITLYLHGHTHRRTIADLRPNGLPLIFDSGSTGHKKGSWNQLDLEQTSLKLTSHRWKEGWSIIDTQSFTFKTKPWYHPGLRFKCTGCGKCCTGSGFVWLQEEDIETLSAHLDLPREAFLKKYTRQVGRDLALIDDPGSDDCIFLKDKKFCAAYEARPKQCRTFPWWKGNLESPAQWEEAKKYCEGIDHEEAPLISVAEIKKHLD
- a CDS encoding DUF2490 domain-containing protein; the encoded protein is MELVKFFILTFLPCLLFGAINSPGDFQVWNSDKISIEVANNIYLSGEAEFRFGNDAKSLYYKHFQTGFTFIRSKHVVVQTIYRQTYLRINKKWRVQYNPYVDLILKTKLPKGWIISDRNRIFARFLGKTFPKHLLWIYRNRVEVIPPLRFGPNDASFYIANEIFWQQTRSLDQNRAEAGFHIPFREKINFHLSYMLRSLKRLDNHWVHHNVVRIRFNLKF
- a CDS encoding OmpP1/FadL family transporter, translated to MMKPFSIIFSLLLLMGNIYGTNGYFSIGHGIKSKGRAGTSTAYADEAFGGANNPASMVYVGTRNDIDLTLFSPHRKASRRGETAAGGIYNFSSFSKRDYFLIPEMGFNYNLTDWISLGVTAYANGGMNTSYVNHNKVPGSNANPASCGTKGANLLLGCGELGIDFMQMVIAPTIAIRVGKFAIGASPLLTYQRFEAKGLQAFAPLSKYPQNLTNQGHDNSFGIGGRFGMMAKPFQWLTLGAVYTTETLTSPFGKYKGLFAEGGRLNVPSNFSVGFKLDPLPHISLGFDFRRIFYHSIPAIGNLQSTSLANPLKPIGSSGGTGFHWRNQNVYKIAVEYTPINSLTLRLGWNYGRSPIRSGIEDVTLNILAPAITENHLAFGADYNFFDGRAELKFFYLHGFSNTVTGPSVLATIGIPGTETITLFTNSFGLGFGWNW
- a CDS encoding phospho-sugar mutase, translating into MHVPEEVKALAAQWLKAPYDEETQKEVQALLEGDPAALIDAFYTTVAFGTGGMRAVMGAGTNRLNKYTIRNATQGLANYILSQKVAHPKVFISYDSRINSRLFAEETARVLAGNGIEVFITKELRPTPFVSFGCRYHGCTAAVMITASHNPPEYNGYKVYWSDGAQVVPPHDKGIMAEVDKIKHPDQIKLVPFGHSLIHQEGKDDDEAYYAALMPLQNHPETNQKEGNTLKIIYSPLHGCGITTAPEGLKRWGFTNISHVEAQKVPDSTFPTAHSPNPEQEEALHLGIDQLVKEEGDLFIATDPDADRMGVVALHEGKPVILSGNQIASLCLHYLCTTKSLPKNSASLTTIVTTELFKSIAESFNVTHFEVLTGFKYIGEKIHEWEQSGAHAFLFGAEESLGFLYGTHSRDKDATIAACLVSEMALQLKKQGKTLVDQLNELYKTYGPFLEKQLSVPFGGGQKGMETMKKLMEALRQNPPKEISGDKVIEVEDYLTGKTKIPLPKSNVLVFRTEDQSKFIIRPSGTEPKIKIYGLARHSNVKRLDISLNFLKENHLKG